TAACGCATCTGTGTTTGTCTTCCCTTTCTTATGTTGTTGCAGGGGGACCAAAGTGGAAAAGGCAAGTTCCTAGATTTAGTTTTTATATGTGTCTCATACGGGGGAAAATAAAGCGTATCTGTTGAATTTTACATTGCAATGAGTTAATCTTTGTAATTCAGGATGTACGATACACTGGACCAGATTCATAAACCTTTACTCTGGGGTATCATGTACTTCTGTtacttgaaaggagaaaaacGCCTGTTTTACAAAGATGGACCCAAACAACGAAGCAACTGAATTTGGAGTCTCTTCAGCACggccagtgtgtttgtgtatctgttTGTAACACAGATGCCACgctggaggaaatgctttgactATGTAGTGcatgagtgtgtgtcagtgtgctagCAGTGTATTACAGGGGGACTCTATTCCACTCTGCTCCAGTATTAGTACACAGCACTGGATTCCACACGCTGCCCGTGCACACAGGATTTCACACAGGTGTGCTTTGCTTCTGTAGGTCAAAGAGAAAGAAGTAGCCCAAGGATCCCTGAAGATAAGGATGTCTTCAGCATCATCTTAGAAGCCAATAAAGGTAAGAAAGCTTCTAAACATATAGAAGAGACTTTTACTGCCTTTTGAAATATTGGGTCTGCTTATTGCATGGAAGTTAAGGCTGGCATATTCTACTTGAGATGAGTGTCTTCATTTATACATCTATGAGCTCTTAACAGAAGCACATTGAGATTAGTTTAGTAGTGTCTTACCTACTTCTGTAAACTGCTCATTACCACTAACATAATGATCATTCAAATGGattgatgtgttttgtttcttttatcctagagaagtaaataaaaatgcatattgtggCTAAAACGAGTTCCCCTTTAAGATGTTTCTCTGCTCAATTTTCAAACAGAAATCAAAGCGCATATGATGGAGGGTGACATTGTCGTGTCAAACTCCAGGAATGCCATGAACTGCCCGGACAACTCATGCTTTTGGCCGAAGGCCTCTGATGGATTTGTTTATGTGCCTTATACGATCTCCAGTGAATACAGTACGTACACGAAGCACTTCGAAGAATGCTTTCTATTAacattcaatatgtttaatagtACCAGTGAGACCATATTTAATGAAACAAGGACAAATAAAACTGCAGTATGAAAAACACATGTCTACTTCATGTGCTGAGTGGAAACCTAAGATTCATTTTAACAAATACGAAGAATACTGACTTCGAAGAGACTTGCATTTATCTTTGAAACATTTCCTGTTTGTAAAAGAgtgctctgtatttatttgtgcGCAGGAATCTAGCCGTCCTTTCTAAAGGGCATTGTGTTTAAAGTTGTCAGTGTAACTGATGGAGTTAGTATTGGTCCCTCTGGTCTGGGAGATGTTAAGCTTTGATATATTCAAATATCAATGAGTTTCAATTGGCTTATCCTTTTTTACAGGTGCTGAAGAGAAGGCAATAATCTCCAGTGCATTCCCAGACTTCGATGTACAGACCTGCATTAGATTTAAACCACGAACTACAGAAAAAGACTACATAAATATCAGTCCCCAGAATGGGTAAATGACCACTCTGCTGTGTCTCTGACGAACCTTACCATTTCAGTGCCTTTCAAGGTTAAAGGTGTATAGTAAGCGTGTCTCAAAACTTCACAAATATGCAACGACTTTTATAGATAAAAAGTACAAGATTTCTAAACAAGAATCTCTTTTCACCCATAGCTGCTGGTCCAGTCTTGGAAAGCTGAAAGGCACTCAGCAAGTGTCCCTGTCAAAGGGAGGCTGTGTTTACAAAGCCACGGCTCAACATGAGCTCATCCATTCGCTAGGCTTCTATCACGAGCAGAGCAGACCTGACCGCGACAGCTATGTCAGAATCAACTGGCAGTATATCCCAGAAGGTAAGGAAACCACAAGGAGTCCTTTCCTGGAGCGCTCACACAATCACAATGAAgagcactggagagagagagagctgaggggAGGGTGGAGAGCAGCAACACATTGTTCTAATACAATAAAGCGGGGCTTGAATATTTCATTACCAGGGCTTTGTATCCCAATAGCTTTTCATTATCTAAATACAGTGTGATTCAACTGTTAGGAAGAGCTCAAGAAAGTGAGGAGTCTGCACTAACTGGGCAGCCCTTATTGCAGGGATCGTGGTCAAGGAAAGACCCCGACACTCTCTGATGCCTCTAATGGCATGTTGAAAACAAATGCGTGCAGTTCAGCCAGGGTGCATAATGGGATTTCAAAAACCATCATTTAAATGGAATAATTGGTGACCTCTCACTAATGCTTTTACAATAGGTGTTTGGaagtaaaac
The sequence above is a segment of the Polyodon spathula isolate WHYD16114869_AA unplaced genomic scaffold, ASM1765450v1 scaffolds_2026, whole genome shotgun sequence genome. Coding sequences within it:
- the LOC121310331 gene encoding high choriolytic enzyme 1-like; amino-acid sequence: MDHKLVLATLALLLSVSQGKPLKGDQSGKGQRERSSPRIPEDKDVFSIILEANKEIKAHMMEGDIVVSNSRNAMNCPDNSCFWPKASDGFVYVPYTISSEYSAEEKAIISSAFPDFDVQTCIRFKPRTTEKDYINISPQNGCWSSLGKLKGTQQVSLSKGGCVYKATAQHELIHSLGFYHEQSRPDRDSYVRINWQYIPEEQASNFYKQDINTLGMPYDYTSIMHYGRDAFSNTTGQPTIVPIPDETVEIGQRIAMSPRDIQKINKLYGCSKYNVPHVF